The Anopheles gambiae chromosome 2, idAnoGambNW_F1_1, whole genome shotgun sequence genomic sequence CTATAACGGAACCACCACAGCCACAGCGGTCCGGTGTGATTAGAGCGACGAATTTTGAAATTAACCTTCcaccttgtgtgtgtgtgtgtgtgtgtgtgtgtgtgtgtgtgtgtgtgtgtgtgtgtgtgtgtgtgtgtgtgtgtgtgcaaacatTCCGTGTTCCGTGACCTAAGCAACGAAGCAATATGATGCGCAACGTTACATGCGGCGTTGCTAAGAAACGGCAACGAATAAAGCTGCCGAGCGCGGTATTGCTTTGGGGTTtgtttgcgctgctgctgtgccttAGCTCATCCACTGCCGGTGTGTACGATGGTgcagatgatggtggtgatgcagTAGTGCAGGATGCAACCGCCTCGCAAAGGATACTTTCGCGCAAGAGACGCTTCCTGACGTTTCCCGAAGGAAGTTCCTTTCAAGTAGGTATGTGACGTATGCTTTGAGAAGTgctcggggggggggggggggtatttTGTTATTGGAAGACATACATATAGGGTGACACAGTAAAGTGGGGTTATGATTGCATCGGGGCTGTGTTGTATCGCAAGGAAAGAATAACAGGAACAACTTACGATGCGTTTTTGCACATAGGAAGcactagcaaaaaagaaaattagttaaataaagcaaataatattttagttCAATCAGTAATTAGTTTAAAGATCAAGGGAATTTCAAAGTCATTTCATATCAAAAGCATGCATATTattagaaaatatatttacgAAAGTGTTATTAGCCTTAGACTTGAAAAGAAGCTCTATTTATTTGAGGATGgctttttaattaaagttaGGCAGTTTTATCACTGCCATTAATTAGCAGAGATATTTTCCATTGAATTTATCAACAATGTATTTCaacataatttcaaaaaaCAATAGATTTTCTGTCTAAAAAAAGCCTACGAACCCGTTTCCCTGAAAGCCATCAACAAAGCTAATACATAGCTCTAAACAATTTAGAATAAGCATTCTTAAAGTGTTGAATAAACTTAGCAAAGCAATGATCATTCTTCATtcttcccctcccccacccgCCCAGTGTACGATCAGACCATACCGATGATCGGTGTCGAGCGGCTGTTCACGATCGGCATTACGGTCGCGCTGGCGTACGAGCTGCCGAGCATcaccttcaaccagatcgaggAGATGCTGCGTGAAAATGCGGCCGACGATAAGATGGACCTCAACGCGAACAACACCATCCTGGTCGATAGCAGCAAACCGTCGACCACCCCGGCGCGCAAGAACATCTTCGACTACTACTACCAAACACCGGGCCGACCGGCAGGGAACGTGCCCGGCCGTATCAATTACTACACCGCACCGGACCGACGTTACGATACGGTCGATCGATACGGGCAGCGTCTTCCGTCGTGGGATCGGTTCGTATCGAACCGCTTGCCGCATCCACCGTACGCCGATCCGACGGGGAACGATTTTGGCAGCATTGTGAACAGGTAACGCAGACAAACGCAAAGGCCCCACACAAAGGCAAACCAACATTTAAGTGCCACAGGGCTGCCACACAATAGGTGCACACGGGAATCAAATTAATCGCGAAAACAGACCTGTGATAAAATTGTGGTTTTACCTTTTGCATGCATGCTTTGGGTGGGTGGGCGTGGGCGTCAATGGATGCATAAGATGCAACTGCAACGCCCGGTCGCCCTCAGTCCATCGAAGGGCTTGCTCTCGGTTATCAATTAGTAAGCTGGGGTTGAGGATGATGGTTGGCCGGCGTGTAAGGGAAGTGGCGAAGGTGGGAATGTAGTATGAGTATGCGCGCTTTATATCCTGTTGCGTGTTGCTATTATTAACTGTGAGCAATCAtgtttttacagggtttcataATCTGTGCCGTGAGGTCATGAAGCTGTCATAACAAAGACCGACGAGCCGACATGCAATCAAACCATCGTTTGGCACACATCCAGTACtttaaaacagcaaaaaattgCCAGAAACCCTTCAAACGAATTTGGAACCAAATGTGTTCATTGTCGTCCTCCTGTAACCAAGGACTGATTATAAGTATtggaaggctatataggtcgaAATGTCTGTA encodes the following:
- the LOC1272983 gene encoding uncharacterized protein LOC1272983, producing the protein MMRNVTCGVAKKRQRIKLPSAVLLWGLFALLLCLSSSTAGVYDGADDGGDAVVQDATASQRILSRKRRFLTFPEGSSFQVVYDQTIPMIGVERLFTIGITVALAYELPSITFNQIEEMLRENAADDKMDLNANNTILVDSSKPSTTPARKNIFDYYYQTPGRPAGNVPGRINYYTAPDRRYDTVDRYGQRLPSWDRFVSNRLPHPPYADPTGNDFGSIVNRYLQGWIRRHPPNYPMAKKRFYPVFGKRSIREDTAPLDRHFLNHHRTTRHTLYEQIEQFLTAKGKHGHHCVLRALCESGQRKDDTEPDTFLKEILRAIFSLPATHEPPAHHKHRLYDEAHAHAGNCSETYSYCEDSFWSSNFVF